Part of the Nicotiana sylvestris chromosome 2, ASM39365v2, whole genome shotgun sequence genome, TCCCAGTTTCTCTCATTGCAGATAAGGGAAACACCACACAAGAGGCACCATAAGTTTATTGAATATTATGATGTTAGAGCTGCAGAAGCTGCCCTTAGGTCCTTAAATAGGAGTGACATAGCTGGCAAGCGCATAAAACTTGAACCAAGTCGTCCTGGAGGAGCTCGTCGAAAGTGAGTAATCCACTATGACTTGTTTTCTTGATCAAAATAAAACTAGAATTTGTTTTGTAACACTTTGGAAGCTTAAAGTAATCTTTTCTGGTTCATGAGCTTCACTAACCTTTTGCTGTTACTAGCATCCAGAACAACCTAGTTACTTTTCATTCACACCTATCCTTCTGCTCTGTTGTCACAAGTGTCTGGCTatgttctccttttttttttgataaccGGAAATCCCCGAGGTCCAATGGCACACGGTTTGAAACTCAGTGTTTctgttttcccttttcttttttgcttttgtGCCATATCGCTAAATTGCTGAATTAGATTACAGGATGATGATCAGACCAGCAAGCTCCCCCCAATCTCCCCCACCCCCACCAAAGCAAAGGTAAAAAAAGGAAATTACTGTAGTCCTCAACTGAAATGAGGAAAGTAATAATAGCATAGACATCAAAAAGTAAGTGTAATTACACCAACAACTTACAATGGCGTGATGGCGTCCCTTTGCATACTCTCTTCTCTCTTTGGTTTAAACCATGTTTATTTTAAATACTGAGATTCTTGTGCATCTTTAAGTGGGATACTCACCAGCTGCTGCTTCTCCTTCCTTCTGGATGCTTTTTCCTCTCAGCCTTTTTATACCCTCAAACTTGAGCTCTTGTTGAACACGCCATATAATATTATCAGTTTGATATCATCAAAATTCTAGAGCTTGTTGATGTTTATGATGAGTCTTTTGGTTGGGTGTTCCTTCAACAAATTTGAGGTTGCACTACTTTGAGCTTGTTGATGTTTATGATGCTTCTGTTTTTGGGCTGTTGCATATCTGGGTTCAGTTTATTGAATCTTGAGTCTGATCTAGGCACACTTTTCTTCTTTATGCTGCACTTGTAGTTCTACGGTGCAATCAAATCAAGAACCTGAACAAGATGACTCTTGGACTTTTCGGCACCCATTGGGTTCCTCAATTGGTAATTCCTCGCCTGGTAAGTTTACTGAGTGTTGCCACTTCTGTGTAATGCTGAAACCATTTAAGGttcttctttgtcttctttttgtgcctgttctttattttttatttttttaatttgggTTGGTAGAAAAGGGGGCAAGGGATGGACTTAATTAATGAACTTCTTTGATTGCAGTTATACTATCTGATAGTATGGGAATTCTTATATTTCTGGCAGGTAATTGGCCACAGTTTGGCAGCCCTATAGAGCATAGCTCCATGCGAAGTCCTGGCACTTCACCAGGCTTTAGATCCCTGAGTCCCACAATGGGCAATAATTTACTTGGTTTAGCTTCAATTTTGCATCCTCATGCATCAAATTCCTTGAGGGTAGCACCTATAGGTGAGGATCACAGAATGGGCGGTCATGCAGATCTCCCTAATGGTTCAAACCATGGTGTTCCCTTCCATCAGTCTCATTCTTTCCCTGAGCCTAAGATAAGCCAGTTTGGTGGAACAGTGTCATCTTTGGGTGCCTCAAATTCAAATGGTTCTGCTGTTGAAACACTATCAGGACCACAGTTTCTTTGGGGCAGTCCAAAGTTGCAACCTCAACAGAGTAATTCTTCATCCTGGAAAGCCCAGTCTTTGGTGAATGCTTTTACATCTGGTGGTCAGGGTGACATGTTTTCCTTGTCAAATCATCAAAAGTCTTTCCTCAATTCATCTCAGCACCATCATCATCACCTTCACCATGTTGGATCTGCTCCATCTGCTCTTCCCTTTGATAAGCACTTTGGTTTTTACCCAGACTCTCCGGTCTTAAGTCCAGGTTTTAGAGGCATGGGTATAGGTCCTCGTGACGGAAGTTTGATGGTTAATTATGGTGCTCGTACCACTTTGAATTCTGGTGTTGCTGTTCCAGGGAATATGTCAAACAATGGTTCTCCTGGGTTTGGCATGATGTCTTCCCAAAGACTGAGTCCTTTATTCCTAGGTAATGGTCATTTCCCAGGACATGCAGCTTCTAGCTTTGAGGGGCTGACTGAGCGCAGCCGCACTCGACGTGTTGACAATAATGGGAACCAGATGGACAACAAGAAACAGTTTCAACTTGACTTGGATAAGATTAGATCTGGCGAAGATACTCGGACAACTTTGATGATTAAAAATATTCCTAATAAGTAATAGCAACTTCTAAATTCTTGTACCTTGTTAAGTATAGCTTATTTTTGTCTTGGTGACTTGACATTGTCTTCATCCAGGTACACCTCCAAGATGCTTTTAGCTGCTATTGACGAACAACATAAAGGCACTTATGATTTTCTGTATCTGCCAATTGACTTCAAGGTAATTCTACTAAAGTAGTTAGGATTATGTGGTTTATTCTTTTTTCCCAAAGTCTGATGAAAATTCTTGTTTGCGGCAGAATAAATGCAATGTGGGATATGCATTTATCAACATGGTGTCTCCATCACTCATTATCCCATTTTACGAggtttgttttgtctatttttttaaACGTAGTGtataattttctttttcttaaagtAATTGAGCTATGAGCATTGAAGCTAGTGTCTCCTTGTTTTATAGTTCCCACCTTCCCACTTAAATATAAAGAGCGCTATGCCTTCTTGATTGCCTTTCCTTCTATTGTATTTGTGCTGATGTTTTGAAGGAAGAGTGTGTGCTGAGTATTCAATTTCTGCAGGCACTTAATGGAAAGAAGTGGGAGAAATTCAATAGTGAGAAAGTGGCTGCTTTGGCTTATGCTCGGATTCAGGGAAAGACGGCCCTTGTAGCCCACTTCCAGAATTCAAGTTTGATGAATGAAGATAAGAGGTGTAGGCCAATCCTATTCCACTCAGAGAGCTCGGAATTAGGGGATCAGGTAATATAGACCGTCTCATTAAGAATTAAAGCATGCAAAATATAACTACAGTTGTTGTGCATTATGATTCCGCTTGCTTCCCAGATATGTTCTGTTTGATTTCCTGGTTTTAGCTTGTTTCGTGTTCGTCATGTCAGCTGGTTTGATTTTTTTCCTCCTAGTTTTCAGGCTATGTGATTGGATTTTCTTATCGAGATGATAACATTGAAATTGCAACTTTTGCATCAAAACACAATTATAGCTAAGGTGAAAAACTTTCATGCAGATTGTTCAAGAGCATCTTTCATCTGGGTGCTTACATATTCATCAAGTCTGTCGGTCAAACGAGTCAGACTTCCTGGAGTCACAAGGTAGCCCACCTGAGGAGGATCCAGTTGACAAACTAGAGAATAGCTAGCATTGGCATTCACAGTTTTTTCTTCACGGCTTGAAGAGTTTGTAGCTGTTAGTAAGTGTCGACAGACATATGTAGAGTAGCATGATTCGAGGCACAAAATAGAAGTATGACGTTTTGTATTATAGTGAGTAGGTGTTTTTGGTTAGAAATCTCTTAAGAGGAAGAGGGTTCTGAATTATGTGGAATCAAAGCATCTGCAGTTCTTGATGTTGTAATCTTTTGGCAAATTGAGATAGCAAATACTATCTCAATATAGATTGCAATGTTGTAGTTTTGCAATATTTTTTGGTGGATGGAGTAAAGAGCTGATGCTTGATTTGTATAGTGGGAGGAAAGCTGACTGTTATTTTGTGTCAAGTGTTTTGGTATTTATGGAAAACTTGCACTCCTTTTTCTAGGGAGAATTACGTATCTTATGAGGTTTCTGTAACACGTCTTTAAATATTACATAAACTTCTCTAGAGACTATTCTgtacttttttttgttttgagaaggtaacaattttcatattaaaagaTAGTAGTCCTTAGCACAAAGAATGTGCCAAGGAGTAAAATAAGTGTTACAAGACCCAAAAAGTTGCAAAAATTGTAGTAGCCACAAGGAACCAATGAGACTATTTTGTAAGCAATAACATATTGTATTTATGAGGTTTATTTTTAGTTATTACACAAGAAGCGAGCATTTAACATAGCGTGTACAATATTAAAAACACGTGTTTGATATTAAATGGGAAAAAAGATTTGTTTTCAGTAATATCATAGATAGTGATTATAACTTGATGGATCTTTTCCATTTCCAGTTCTCGACaagttatttaaaaaaaaacctaCTAAAGATTATTGGCGCCACTTATAAAAACATATTTCACGCAAAAGGTATAAAGAATTAATTTTGatttatttattcaattcttTGAAATGAGGAAGCTTTTCTATTCAGGAAAACAGCTTTTGAAGCCTTTTATTGAGAAGATAATTTTAGAGCATTCTAATACAAATAATATACAGCATTGCCATTTACATAAATAACCACCACATGAAAAGATAATATCCTATGCTGCTGATAATAACATGTACAAGGCAGGAGAATCAGAATCAACTCCAAGGCTCTGCGGGCTCTAGAATTTATACTTATTGCCataaaaatactttaaaaaaaaaCTGATCTGCAGAGGAGAGTTAGGATGTACCATTAAATATAACTTAGGACATTCTACCTGCATCAAAATTTGGAACATGTCTAAATTTCCATTTTTTCAGTTCCATCCGAATCTGGACCATGTTGTGTAGATT contains:
- the LOC104217931 gene encoding protein MEI2-like 5 isoform X1, producing the protein MPMLNVSKEKGRTPWEIFPGVDSIHGSNDASLFSSSVPVLLHEKLKLSEVDHGHQSIDGASASLKEIHPDVEVEELLDDGENRAIGSLLPDDEDELLAGIIDGFGPSQFPNHVDDLEEYDLFGSGGGLELESDAHENLNFGISRVSLADPVVSNGAAHVGFSNGGATVTGEHPLGEHPSRTLFVRNINSNVEDSELRSLFEQYGDIRTLYTACKHRGFVMISYFDIRAARTALRALQNKPLRRRKLDIHFSIPKVVDNPSDKDMNQGTLVVFNLDPSVSNDDLRQIFGAYGEIKEIRETPHKRHHKFIEYYDVRAAEAALRSLNRSDIAGKRIKLEPSRPGGARRNSTVQSNQEPEQDDSWTFRHPLGSSIGNSSPGNWPQFGSPIEHSSMRSPGTSPGFRSLSPTMGNNLLGLASILHPHASNSLRVAPIGEDHRMGGHADLPNGSNHGVPFHQSHSFPEPKISQFGGTVSSLGASNSNGSAVETLSGPQFLWGSPKLQPQQSNSSSWKAQSLVNAFTSGGQGDMFSLSNHQKSFLNSSQHHHHHLHHVGSAPSALPFDKHFGFYPDSPVLSPGFRGMGIGPRDGSLMVNYGARTTLNSGVAVPGNMSNNGSPGFGMMSSQRLSPLFLGNGHFPGHAASSFEGLTERSRTRRVDNNGNQMDNKKQFQLDLDKIRSGEDTRTTLMIKNIPNKYTSKMLLAAIDEQHKGTYDFLYLPIDFKNKCNVGYAFINMVSPSLIIPFYEALNGKKWEKFNSEKVAALAYARIQGKTALVAHFQNSSLMNEDKRCRPILFHSESSELGDQIVQEHLSSGCLHIHQVCRSNESDFLESQGSPPEEDPVDKLENS
- the LOC104217931 gene encoding protein MEI2-like 5 isoform X2; this encodes MPMLNVSKEKGRTPWEIFPGVDSIHGSNDASLFSSSVPVLLHEKLKLSEVDHGHQSIDGASASLKEIHPDVEVEELLDDGENRAIGSLLPDDEDELLAGIIDGFGPSQFPNHVDDLEEYDLFGSGGGLELESDAHENLNFGISRVSLADPVVSNGAAHVGFSNGGATVTGEHPLGEHPSRTLFVRNINSNVEDSELRSLFEQYGDIRTLYTACKHRGFVMISYFDIRAARTALRALQNKPLRRRKLDIHFSIPKDNPSDKDMNQGTLVVFNLDPSVSNDDLRQIFGAYGEIKEIRETPHKRHHKFIEYYDVRAAEAALRSLNRSDIAGKRIKLEPSRPGGARRNSTVQSNQEPEQDDSWTFRHPLGSSIGNSSPGNWPQFGSPIEHSSMRSPGTSPGFRSLSPTMGNNLLGLASILHPHASNSLRVAPIGEDHRMGGHADLPNGSNHGVPFHQSHSFPEPKISQFGGTVSSLGASNSNGSAVETLSGPQFLWGSPKLQPQQSNSSSWKAQSLVNAFTSGGQGDMFSLSNHQKSFLNSSQHHHHHLHHVGSAPSALPFDKHFGFYPDSPVLSPGFRGMGIGPRDGSLMVNYGARTTLNSGVAVPGNMSNNGSPGFGMMSSQRLSPLFLGNGHFPGHAASSFEGLTERSRTRRVDNNGNQMDNKKQFQLDLDKIRSGEDTRTTLMIKNIPNKYTSKMLLAAIDEQHKGTYDFLYLPIDFKNKCNVGYAFINMVSPSLIIPFYEALNGKKWEKFNSEKVAALAYARIQGKTALVAHFQNSSLMNEDKRCRPILFHSESSELGDQIVQEHLSSGCLHIHQVCRSNESDFLESQGSPPEEDPVDKLENS